Below is a genomic region from bacterium.
AAAAGCAGGCTATAAACCCGGTGAGGAGATATTTTTAGCCCTGGATGTCGCCGCATCTGAACTATTTGAGGATGATAGATATAATTTTAAAGGCGAGAGAAAAGTGATGACCTCCGCAGAGCTTATTTCCTATTATAAATCATTAGTTGAGAAATATCCTATCATTTCCATAGAAGATGGTTTTGCGGAAGACGATTGGGATGGTTGGAAGAACTTTACGCAGGAATTGAGTGGCAAAATTCAAATTGTAGGGGATGATTTATTTGTCACCAATCCGAAAAGATTATCTAAAGGAATAGGATTAGGTGTCGCTAATTCTATCTTGATTAAGGTAAATCAAATTGGGACATTAACCGAAACACTTGATGTCATAGAATTAGCAAAGCGGGCGGGTTATACCACGGTTATCTCTCATCGTTCGGGCGAAACAGAGGATACGACGATTGCCGATATTGCCGTGGCGACAAATGCCGGTCAGATAAAAACAGGTGCCCCATCTCGCACCGACCGCGTGGCTAAATATAACCAACTGCTACGCATAGAAGAAGAACTGGGAATTACTGGAATATATGGAAATAGAGAGTAATTAGTAGGCAGTAGTGAATTAAAATCTAAAATTAAAACTGGGGGAAACAATGGAATTCGAAATAACCTATCCTCGGAAAAAGAAAAAGACCAGGCAAAAAAAATTATTAGTTTTAACTATAATCTTTATCATATTATTCATTGGTGGAATGAAGAACATCCTCACTATTTTTCATCAGAAGCGACAAGTCTCAACTTTAACCAGACAAATACGAGAAATAGAGGAAAAGAATAAGGCTCTGGACAAGGAAAAAACGGCATTAAAAAA
It encodes:
- the eno gene encoding phosphopyruvate hydratase — encoded protein: SLAVAKAAALAVELPLYQYLGGVQAKTLPVPMLNILNGGKHADNPIDIQEFMIVPKGAECFSEGLRMSVETFHQLKKILNEKGYSTAVGDEGGFAPNISSTEEALKLILQAIEKAGYKPGEEIFLALDVAASELFEDDRYNFKGERKVMTSAELISYYKSLVEKYPIISIEDGFAEDDWDGWKNFTQELSGKIQIVGDDLFVTNPKRLSKGIGLGVANSILIKVNQIGTLTETLDVIELAKRAGYTTVISHRSGETEDTTIADIAVATNAGQIKTGAPSRTDRVAKYNQLLRIEEELGITGIYGNRE
- a CDS encoding septum formation initiator family protein; translation: MEFEITYPRKKKKTRQKKLLVLTIIFIILFIGGMKNILTIFHQKRQVSTLTRQIREIEEKNKALDKEKTALKNDSTRIEDLARQMGMMRQGEKKVKFVPKEEEK